Proteins encoded within one genomic window of Bacillus sp. 1NLA3E:
- a CDS encoding class I SAM-dependent DNA methyltransferase: MTYNRFAYLYDELMKDTPYDAWVEKVVSQAKKYQVQAHSILDVACGTGELSVWLAEAGFAVTGVDLSDDMLAVAHAKAADRGLSIHFFQQNMTEMEGFGQFDVITIFCDSLNYLQTEEEVIKTFQRVFEHLQPEGLFMFDVHSLFKMNEIFKGGNFSLNDEKISYIWQCFEGEWPNSVEHDLSFFVLDDTTGQYDRFDELHLQRTYSIDQYEQWLNEAGFQLLDVSADFSDNEPHKHSERIFFTAKKQ; encoded by the coding sequence ATGACCTATAATAGGTTCGCCTATCTTTATGATGAATTAATGAAAGATACACCCTACGATGCATGGGTTGAAAAGGTTGTTAGTCAAGCTAAGAAGTACCAAGTTCAAGCGCATTCCATCTTAGATGTGGCATGTGGGACTGGTGAATTGTCTGTTTGGCTAGCTGAAGCGGGTTTTGCTGTAACGGGAGTTGACCTCTCTGATGACATGTTAGCTGTTGCCCATGCAAAGGCAGCAGATAGAGGCTTGTCGATTCACTTTTTTCAGCAAAACATGACGGAAATGGAAGGTTTCGGCCAATTTGATGTCATCACTATTTTTTGCGATTCATTAAATTATTTACAAACAGAGGAAGAGGTTATCAAAACTTTTCAGCGTGTATTTGAACATTTACAACCAGAGGGATTGTTTATGTTTGATGTTCATTCTCTGTTTAAAATGAATGAGATATTTAAAGGTGGAAACTTCTCCCTGAATGATGAAAAGATCTCTTATATTTGGCAATGCTTTGAAGGCGAATGGCCTAATAGTGTCGAGCATGATTTAAGTTTTTTTGTGTTGGATGACACTACAGGTCAATATGATCGATTTGATGAACTGCACTTGCAACGGACTTACTCCATCGATCAATATGAACAGTGGTTAAACGAAGCTGGATTTCAATTGCTAGATGTATCAGCGGATTTTAGCGATAATGAACCTCATAAGCATTCCGAAAGAATTTTTTTTACAGCAAAAAAACAATAA
- the rsfS gene encoding ribosome silencing factor, with protein MTEKNLLKTVVKAADDKRAEDIIVLNMQGISMIADYFVICHGNSDKQVQAIAREIKEKVEELQQPVKRIEGFEEARWILVDLGDVVVHIFHKDERNYYKLERLWGDAKIENVLSELNQ; from the coding sequence ATGACAGAAAAGAACTTATTGAAAACCGTTGTCAAAGCGGCGGATGATAAAAGGGCAGAAGATATAATCGTCCTAAATATGCAAGGAATCTCAATGATTGCAGATTATTTTGTTATTTGCCACGGGAATTCTGATAAACAGGTTCAGGCCATTGCCCGTGAAATAAAAGAAAAAGTTGAGGAATTACAGCAACCAGTTAAACGAATTGAAGGTTTTGAAGAGGCTAGATGGATTTTGGTTGATCTAGGCGATGTGGTTGTCCATATATTCCATAAGGATGAGCGAAATTATTATAAACTCGAACGTCTTTGGGGCGATGCCAAGATTGAAAATGTATTAAGTGAGTTAAATCAATGA
- the yqeK gene encoding bis(5'-nucleosyl)-tetraphosphatase (symmetrical) YqeK — translation MNRETALKIVKPQLTDHRYQHTLGVMETAIVLADRYGADQKKAELAAIFHDYAKFRSKEEMKQTIIDQGMNPLLLQFNSELWHAPVGAYLVEKEAGITDVEILDAIRYHTAGRPEMTTLEKIIYLADYIEPGRHFPGVEEVRDMAKGNLTVALIQAMKNTIVFLLKKNQPVFPDTFVTYNYLINSEEK, via the coding sequence ATGAATCGTGAAACTGCTTTGAAAATAGTGAAGCCCCAGTTAACGGATCATCGCTACCAGCACACCCTTGGAGTGATGGAAACAGCTATTGTCCTTGCCGACAGATATGGCGCAGATCAAAAAAAAGCGGAGTTAGCGGCAATTTTCCATGACTATGCAAAGTTTCGGTCCAAGGAAGAAATGAAACAAACGATTATTGATCAAGGGATGAATCCCCTACTTCTTCAATTTAATAGTGAACTATGGCATGCCCCAGTGGGTGCCTATCTTGTTGAAAAGGAAGCGGGGATAACAGATGTAGAAATATTGGATGCGATTCGATATCATACCGCTGGAAGACCGGAAATGACCACCCTTGAAAAAATTATTTATTTAGCAGATTATATTGAGCCTGGAAGGCACTTTCCAGGTGTGGAAGAAGTAAGAGATATGGCGAAGGGCAATTTAACAGTTGCGCTAATTCAAGCGATGAAAAATACAATTGTTTTTTTACTTAAGAAAAATCAACCTGTTTTTCCTGATACGTTTGTAACCTATAATTATCTCATAAATAGTGAGGAGAAATAA
- a CDS encoding nicotinate-nucleotide adenylyltransferase — translation MKKIGILGGTFDPPHNGHLLIANEVLNELRLDEIWFMPNQEPPHKLKSDGASTLDRLNMLELAIDGHPNFYIEKIELERSGRSYTIDTMKLVKEKYPRFEFYFIIGADMVEYLPKWSKIDELIRMVQFVGVNRPDYLEETIYPIINVKVPEMGVSSKLVRNRIKEKKPIRYLVPDLVRTYIEENMLYES, via the coding sequence TTGAAAAAAATCGGCATACTCGGAGGCACGTTTGATCCTCCACATAATGGTCATCTGCTCATTGCTAATGAAGTTTTAAATGAATTAAGATTAGATGAGATTTGGTTTATGCCTAACCAGGAGCCACCGCATAAGCTAAAATCAGACGGAGCCAGTACGCTTGACCGCTTGAACATGCTTGAATTAGCAATAGATGGACACCCTAATTTTTATATAGAAAAGATAGAGCTCGAACGCTCTGGGCGATCCTATACGATTGATACAATGAAACTCGTCAAGGAGAAATATCCAAGGTTTGAGTTTTATTTTATCATTGGTGCGGATATGGTTGAGTATTTGCCAAAATGGAGCAAGATTGATGAACTTATCAGGATGGTCCAATTTGTTGGTGTAAACCGGCCAGACTATCTTGAAGAAACTATCTATCCCATTATTAATGTAAAGGTGCCGGAGATGGGGGTATCATCGAAATTAGTCCGAAATCGAATTAAAGAAAAAAAACCAATTCGCTATTTGGTACCAGACCTAGTTCGAACTTATATTGAGGAGAATATGCTATATGAATCGTGA
- the yhbY gene encoding ribosome assembly RNA-binding protein YhbY: MLTGKQKSFLRSKAHHLDPIFQVGKGGVNDNMIEQITNALEARELMKISVLQNCEEDRDVVAQKLVTGSRSELVQVIGKTIVLYKESKENKKIELPR, translated from the coding sequence ATGCTAACTGGAAAACAAAAAAGTTTTTTACGTTCAAAAGCTCATCATCTTGATCCAATTTTTCAAGTTGGAAAAGGTGGAGTAAATGATAATATGATTGAACAGATTACAAATGCCTTGGAAGCAAGAGAATTGATGAAAATTAGTGTCTTGCAAAACTGTGAAGAAGACCGGGATGTTGTCGCACAAAAACTAGTTACTGGAAGTCGTTCCGAGCTTGTTCAAGTAATTGGGAAAACGATTGTCCTGTATAAGGAATCGAAAGAAAATAAGAAAATTGAATTGCCAAGATAG
- the aroE gene encoding shikimate dehydrogenase, whose amino-acid sequence MKKLFGVIGDPIAHSMSPIMQNDLFQNYSMDAHYFPFHVKKEELVDAIKGLKSLGVSGFNITVPHKVAIIPLLDQIDPLASAIGAVNTVVNIDGKLTGFNTDGNGYVRGLTEQITNLQDKSVLMIGAGGAARALYFSLAKAGVKRLDICNRTKVKAYTLIEECPYHVDSTAYEMKEAEERLGEYDVIIQTTSIGMSPHTEDIPLSLEHLKAGTFVSDIIYNPLETALLREAKQKGAIIQNGLDMFVFQGALAFEIWTGIFPDTDRMKNIVEMQLGGKKC is encoded by the coding sequence GTGAAAAAATTATTTGGAGTAATCGGTGACCCAATTGCCCATTCGATGTCACCAATTATGCAGAATGACCTTTTTCAAAATTATTCAATGGATGCCCATTATTTCCCGTTTCATGTAAAAAAAGAGGAATTGGTAGATGCTATTAAAGGATTGAAGTCTTTAGGGGTCAGTGGTTTTAATATTACGGTTCCGCATAAGGTGGCCATCATCCCTTTATTGGATCAAATTGATCCATTGGCTAGTGCAATTGGGGCGGTTAACACGGTTGTTAATATAGATGGAAAACTGACAGGATTTAATACCGACGGAAATGGCTATGTGAGAGGATTAACAGAGCAAATCACTAATCTCCAAGATAAATCGGTGCTTATGATTGGAGCGGGAGGAGCAGCACGTGCGCTTTACTTTTCATTAGCTAAAGCAGGGGTAAAAAGACTTGATATATGTAATCGTACGAAAGTTAAAGCGTACACGCTTATAGAAGAGTGCCCTTATCACGTTGATTCCACTGCATATGAAATGAAAGAAGCCGAGGAACGACTAGGTGAGTATGATGTAATCATTCAGACAACCTCGATTGGGATGTCCCCACATACTGAGGATATACCATTGAGCCTAGAACACCTTAAAGCTGGAACTTTTGTAAGTGATATTATTTATAACCCGCTTGAAACGGCGCTTTTAAGAGAAGCTAAGCAAAAAGGTGCCATTATCCAAAATGGATTAGATATGTTCGTTTTTCAAGGAGCACTTGCCTTTGAAATTTGGACAGGAATCTTTCCTGATACGGATCGAATGAAGAATATTGTAGAAATGCAACTAGGAGGAAAAAAATGCTAA